A part of Larkinella insperata genomic DNA contains:
- a CDS encoding sugar phosphate isomerase/epimerase family protein: protein MKKYLLLTAFGCLVALTSFGQRYSKSLKDTPGMVSYTMRNEFAKDIPGTLDKIKAMGITNIEFSSLFGKTAADIRAELDKRGMRCTSHGVSFDDLTKKMDIVVQNAKTLGASYVRLAWIPHEGKFTLENAKKTVSDFNQIGKQLKDKGLQFVYHNHGFEFEPYGDGTLFDYIVQQTNPDDVNFEMDILWTYFPGQDPAKLLAKYPKRFKLMHLKDLKKGVQGNMSGGTPPENDVALGTGQIDLPAVLKAARKTAIEHFYIEDESPSAQQQVPQSLAYLKKI from the coding sequence ATGAAAAAATACCTCTTGCTGACGGCCTTTGGCTGTTTGGTAGCCCTGACTTCGTTTGGTCAACGGTATAGTAAATCGCTGAAAGATACGCCCGGAATGGTGTCGTACACCATGCGGAACGAATTTGCGAAAGATATTCCCGGCACGCTCGACAAAATCAAGGCGATGGGCATTACCAACATCGAGTTTTCCAGCCTGTTTGGTAAAACGGCTGCCGACATCCGGGCCGAACTCGATAAGCGCGGGATGCGGTGCACCAGCCACGGGGTGAGCTTCGACGACCTGACGAAGAAAATGGACATAGTCGTTCAGAATGCTAAAACGCTGGGAGCCAGCTACGTGCGGCTGGCCTGGATTCCGCACGAGGGGAAATTTACGCTGGAAAACGCCAAAAAAACCGTCAGTGATTTTAACCAGATCGGAAAGCAGTTGAAAGACAAAGGCTTGCAGTTTGTTTATCACAACCACGGTTTCGAGTTTGAACCCTACGGCGACGGCACCTTGTTTGATTACATCGTGCAGCAAACCAACCCGGATGATGTCAATTTCGAAATGGATATTCTCTGGACGTACTTCCCTGGTCAGGACCCCGCCAAACTGCTGGCAAAGTACCCGAAACGCTTCAAGCTGATGCACCTGAAAGACCTGAAAAAAGGCGTACAGGGCAACATGTCGGGGGGCACTCCGCCGGAAAACGACGTGGCGCTGGGAACGGGGCAGATCGACCTGCCGGCGGTGTTGAAAGCCGCCCGCAAAACCGCCATCGAGCATTTTTACATTGAAGACGAAAGTCCGTCGGCGCAGCAGCAGGTGCCGCAAAGCCTGGCGTATCTGAAGAAAATTTAG
- a CDS encoding tetratricopeptide repeat protein, with product MNEKRIQQLLQFIDEQPDDPFNTYALAMEYRDEQPAQALQHLEKLLQQHPTYLPSYYHAAALYAETGNRDKAAGVYQQGIELARTQKNDKALQELSRAYRMFQDEDDDW from the coding sequence ATGAACGAAAAACGAATCCAGCAACTCCTTCAGTTTATCGACGAACAACCGGACGATCCCTTCAATACCTACGCGCTGGCGATGGAATACCGGGATGAGCAACCGGCTCAGGCGCTGCAACACCTGGAAAAGCTTCTCCAGCAGCACCCTACGTATTTGCCGAGTTATTACCACGCGGCTGCGCTCTACGCCGAAACGGGCAACCGCGACAAGGCCGCCGGGGTTTACCAGCAGGGCATCGAACTCGCCCGCACCCAAAAAAATGACAAGGCATTGCAGGAGTTAAGCCGGGCGTACCGCATGTTTCAGGACGAGGATGACGACTGGTGA
- a CDS encoding electron transfer flavoprotein subunit beta/FixA family protein: protein MKILVCVTSVPDTITKITLTDNNTKLNKAGVQFITGPYDDYALSRAVDLKEQLGGTVTVLNVGGADAEPVIRKCLAVGADEAIRVNAEPSDAYFVAEQIAAIAKENNYDLILMGRESIDYNGGQVHGIVGELLGLPSISPVMKLTVEGTTARITREIEGGHEDLEASLPLVLGCQEPIAEWKIPNMRGIMSARTKPLKVVEPTGNDTLTQVSSYELPPARGACKMIPASEAETLIKLLHTEAKVI from the coding sequence ATGAAAATTTTAGTGTGTGTCACCAGTGTTCCGGACACGATCACCAAAATTACGCTCACCGACAACAATACCAAACTCAATAAAGCCGGGGTGCAATTCATCACCGGGCCCTACGACGACTACGCGCTCTCGCGGGCGGTCGATCTAAAGGAGCAGCTGGGCGGTACCGTAACGGTTCTGAACGTGGGCGGGGCCGACGCCGAACCCGTCATCCGCAAATGTCTGGCGGTCGGGGCCGACGAGGCCATCCGGGTTAATGCCGAACCAAGCGACGCGTATTTCGTCGCCGAGCAGATTGCCGCCATCGCCAAAGAAAATAACTACGACCTCATTCTGATGGGTCGGGAATCCATCGACTACAACGGTGGTCAGGTGCACGGCATCGTGGGCGAATTGCTGGGCCTGCCGTCCATCTCGCCGGTTATGAAACTGACAGTGGAAGGCACCACCGCCCGGATTACCCGGGAAATTGAAGGGGGCCACGAAGACCTGGAAGCCAGTCTGCCGCTGGTGCTGGGCTGCCAGGAGCCAATTGCCGAGTGGAAAATTCCAAACATGCGCGGGATCATGAGCGCCCGCACCAAACCGCTCAAGGTGGTCGAACCCACGGGCAACGACACGCTCACGCAGGTGTCGAGCTACGAGCTGCCACCCGCCCGCGGAGCCTGCAAAATGATCCCCGCCAGCGAAGCCGAAACGCTCATCAAGTTGCTGCACACGGAAGCAAAAGTGATTTAA